The segment GTTTTGTCCTGGACTGATGTTCGATTTTGACAGGCTGGCAAATATAGTCAGACTCTGTAGAAGAAGCTTTCAATCCCCAGAAGTCAAAACATGATCTGCGTCACTTTTTGAACATGAAGTAAACGGCCAACACGAGTAGAACAAAGGCTATGATGTGATTGAAGCGAAAAGTTTCTGTTTTGAAAACTACCAAGGTAAAAATGGCAAAGACGATCAAAGTGATTACCTCTTGTATGACTTTGAGTTGGATGAGAGAAAAAGGTCCGCCATTGTTTTGAAACCCGATCTTGTTGGCAGGGACTTGAAATAGGTACTCAAATAGTGCAATGCCCCAGCTGATCAGGATGATAGAAAGCAACCCCAGTTTGCTAAACCATTTCCATTCAGCAAATTTTAGATGACCGTACCATGCAAAAGTCATAAAACTGTTGGATAGGATCAAAAGGACAAT is part of the Reichenbachiella agarivorans genome and harbors:
- a CDS encoding DMT family protein, with the protein product MKGFYTIVLLILSNSFMTFAWYGHLKFAEWKWFSKLGLLSIILISWGIALFEYLFQVPANKIGFQNNGGPFSLIQLKVIQEVITLIVFAIFTLVVFKTETFRFNHIIAFVLLVLAVYFMFKK